CGTTGATAAACTCCGGGAGGAGCGCCTCGATCTGTTCGGGGCCGCGGCGCTGCGCCATCGTGGGGACGAGCACATTCTGCAGGCCCTCGGCGACCGGCAGGACGGGACGGGTGCGGCCGTTTTCGCCCTCGAGGGGCTGAAGGCCACTGCGGCGCGTGTCGTCGCGCTGTACATCCTCTTTGGGCACGAGCTTGAACCAGTAGAAGTGGTGCGGCCCGACGGTCAGGTGGTAGTCGTCGGGGCCGATGGGCGGGAACGCGGACTGTCCGGACAGCTCGACCGGCGCGAGGCCCTGCAGGTCGTCTCGCGCGGGAATGTGGACCGACTGCGTGAAGCGGGAGAGGTTGTTCACCACGAGGATGCGTTCGCCCTCGTACTCACGGAGAAACGCGAGAATGGACTGGTTCTCCACGGGCAGCAGCTCAAAGCTGCCCCGCCCAAAAATGTTCTTGTGCTGCTGCCGGAGGGCGATGAGGCGGCGCATGAAGTGGAGCAGCGAGTACGGGTCCTCTTCCGCGTCCTCCACGTTTACGAACTCGTAGCTGTACTTGCCCCGGTTGATGGGGGGCATGAACAGCTTGTGGTGCGGGGCCCGTGAGAAGCCGCCGTTCTTGTCGGGGCTCCACTGCATGGGGGTGCGCACCCCGTTGCGGTCGCCGAGGAACGGATCGTCGCCCATCCCGATCTCGTCGCCGTAGTAGATGATGGGACTTCCCTTGAGGCTCAGCAGCAGCGCGTTCATGAGCTCGATGCGGCGGCGCTCGCCCCCGAGCAGGGGCGTCAGGCGTCGTCGGATGCCCACGTTGATGCGGAAGCGATCGTCGGCGCCGTACTCGTGGTACATGTAGTCCCGCTCCTCGTCGGTCACCATTTCGAGGGTGAGCTCGTCGTGGTTCCGGAGGAAGAGAGCCCACTGCGCGTCGTCGGGGATGCCGCTGGTCAGGTCGAGCATCTCCACGACCGGCCGCCGGTTCTCGCGCCGCAGCGCCATATAGAGCCGCGGCATGACGGGAAAGTTAAAGGCCATCTGCACGCCCGTGCTGCCCCCGTCCGCGTCCTCACCGAAGTAGGGGAGCGTGTCCTCCGGCCACTGGTTCGCCTCCGCCAGGAGCACCTTGCCGGGGCCGTACCGCTCCTCCACGGCGGCGCGCAGCTCCTTCACGTAGTTGATCGTTTCGGGCAGGTTCTCGCTGCTGGTGCCCTCCCGCTCAAAGAGGTAAGGCACCGCGTCGAGCCGCAGGCCGTCCACCCCCATGTCGAGCCAGAAGAACATGACCTCCTTCATCTTTTCCCGGACCTCGGGGTTGTCGAAATTGAGGTCGGGCTGGTGGGAGAAGAAGCGGTGCCAGTAGTACTTCTCCGCCTTGGGGTCCCACGCCCAGTTCGAATCCTCCGTATCGGTGAAAATGACACGGACATCGTCGTATTTTTCGTCCGTTTCGCTCCAGACGTACCAGTCATGCTTGTCGGAGTCGGGGTTGCGCGCCTCCTGAAACCAGGGGTGCTGGTCGGAGGTGTGGTTCAGCACCAGCTCCGTGACGACCCGCATGCCGCGGGCATGGGCGTCGTCGAGAAACGCCCGGAAGTCGTCGAGGTCGCCGTGGATGGGCAGGACCTTGAAGTAGTCGGCGGTGTCGTAGCCGTCGTCCCTGAGCGGGCTCTCCAGGAAGGGGAGCAGCCAGAGGGTGTTGACGCCCAGCGATTCGAGGTAGGGCAGCTTTTCGCGGAGCCCTCGAAAGTCCCCGTAGCCGTCGTCGTTCGAGTCGTAGAAGCTGCGAACGTGCAGCTCGTAGATGACGGCGTCTTTGTACCAGAGGGGGTCGTCGAGGAAGTCGTCGGGCATACGGCGCTGCGGTTAAACGGGGAAGGGTGGACCGTTGAAGGCAGAGGGAGGGGAAAGAGAGCCTCCGTCAACCTTCGGGCACTCCGCCGATCATGCGTGTACGAGGCGGTCGTAGGCGGCGTGCGTCTGCTCGCTCGTGCCGGCCGGTTCGAGCCGGAAAATGTGTGCGGGGCGGTCGGGGGTGAGGCAGAGATAGTGATGAGTGCCCCGCCAGGTGTAGTGGGCATCGTGGAGGAGATCGTGGGCCGAGAAGGCCGTGTCGGCCGGCAGGCCGAGGTCGTGGACGGGAAGCACGAGCTGGCCTTCACGTTCGTTGTGAGGGTCGAGGCTTACGACCACGACGATCAGGTTGTCCCCGGCGGACTTGCTGTAGGCAATCAGGTCCGGGTGTTGTGTGTCCAGGAACCGAATCGACCGCATTTGCTGCAGGGCGGGGTTTTCGTTCCGGAGGCGGTTCACCCGCGCCATAAACGGCTGGAGCGACGTGGGGTCGTTCCAGTCCCAGGTTCGGATTTCGTACTTTTCGTTCTGGGCGTACTCCTCCTTGTGCGCCCGCTGCTGATTGTCGATGTGCTCGAAGGGCGGACCGTAGACGCCGTAGGTGCTAGACATCGTCGCCGCGAGCACGAACCGACTCTTGTGGGCGGGCCGCCCGCCGTCGACCAGCTCGTCGTGCAGGATGTCGGGCGTGTTGGGCCAGAAGTTTGGGCGGAAGTACTCGGCCACCTCGGTGTGGAACAGCTCCTCGCCGTACGCCTCGAGCGCCTCCGGCGTGTTGCGCCAGGTGAAGTAGGTATACGAGTTGTTGAAGCCGAGCTTGGCGAGGTGGTACATCGTCTTGGGCCGGGTGAAGGCCTCCGCCAAGACGACGAGCTCAGGCGTCTCCTGGCGCAGTTCGTGCAGGCACCACTGCCAGAAGGCGAACGGCTTCGTGTGGGGGTTATCCACGCGAAAGGTCGTGACGCCGTGGTCGATCCAGTATTCGAAGACGCTCTTCAACTCCTTCCAGAGCGCGGGCCACGCCTCGGTTTCGAAGTTGATGGGGTGAACGTCCTTATACTTTTTGGGCGGGTTTTCGGCGTAGCGGAGGGAGCCGTCCGGACGGTGGTAAAACCACTCGGGATGGTCCTCGACGTAGGGGTGGTCGGGGGAGCACTGGAACGCGACGTCGAGCGCAACCTCCAGGCCCAGGTCATGGGCCGTCTCCACGAACCGGTCGAATGCCTCGATGCCGCCCAGCTTGGGGTGGACGCTCTTGTGCCCGCCCTTCGATCCGTCCTCCAAGAAGCCGCCGATGGCCCACGGACTGCCAGGGTCGCCGGGGGCAGCTTCCGGGGCATCGTCCTTGCCTTTGCGGTTGGTTTTACCGATGGGATGGATCGGGGGAAGGTAGACGATATCGAAGCCCATCTCCTGGATGCGCGGCAGCCGCTCCGCGGCCTCGTCGAGCGTGGCGTGCCTCTCGTCGTCCCGGGCGGAGCGCGGGAAGAACTCGTACCACGCGCCGGTCCGGGCCCGCTCCGGGTCCACGAGGACCTCGTAGGTCGCACTGGTCGCTTGCTGATGACGAGGCGCGTGGCGGCGCACGAGTTCAGCAATCTCGTCCCCGAGGGCCGCCTCCGCGTTGCCGTTCTCGAAGGCCTCGATGTGGGCCTCCAGCATCTCCCGGTCGTCTTTGGGCGCGTCCTCGGCGGCCTCGCCGAGCAGCGACACCCCAGCGGTCAACTCGCTCTCAATCTCGGACGGCGGCTCGCCGCCCTCTACCCGGCGCCGAAATTGGTCCTGCCACGTGGCGAAGCGGTTGATCCAGGCCCGCACGCGGTACAGGTAGCGTCCGGGAGACGACACCTCGAAGGCGCCGGTGTACTCGTCGTTCTCGGCGTGGGGCATGCGGGTGATGTGCTCCGTCTCCTCGCCCGCGTGGTGGACCACGAGCTCTACGGCCAGGGCCTCGTGACTGTCTACCAGAACGCTGGCGGTTACCTCCACCTGCTCCCCCACGGCCCGTTTGAGCGGCCACTGCCCGCCGTCGATGGCGGGGGCCACCGACGAAATGACGACCCGCGACCAGGACGTAGGCATGGTCGGCTCAGGGGAGGCAGGCGGGGATTCGGTAGCAGAAGACATGCTGAGATGGGGCGGGGGCAAAATGCAACGGCGGACACGCGACAACAACGGATATACACGCTACGCACTGGGGGACAGAAATCCCAACGCGGGGGCCTGGATGCAACTGTGCGCAGTCGGGCTCATTGTATGGCAGGGTCTGCGGTCCAGTTTTTGTGGTTCATGTTGGACGATGCAGACCGCTCTGTACTTTTGAGCTGTACTCCTGCTGTATGGACGCGCCTTCTCCCTCACCGGTCGACACAGACACACCGAATCAGAGTGACCGTCACATTCAACCCGGGAAGCCCTACCCACGGGGGGCAACGTGGGACGGCATTGGGGTCAACTTCGCCCTGCACAGTGCCCACGCCGACCGGGTTGAGCTGTTGCTATTCGACGACGCCGACGACCGCGAGCCCAGTGTCACGTTCGAGTTGCCGGAGCACACCGGCCCCATCTGGCACGGCTACGTCACGAATGTCCGCCCCGGACAGCTCTACGGGTACCGCGTCTACGGGCCCTACGACCCGGCGAACGGGCACCGGTTCAATCCCAACAAGGTCCTGCTCGACCCCTACGCGAAGGCCATCGGGCGTCCCCTCCGCTGGAACGACAGCCTCTTCGGCTACGACGTGGACGCCGAGGAGGAAGACCTCTCGTTCAACACGCAGGACAGTGCCCCCCACGCGCCCCTTGCGGCGGTGGTGGAGGAGACCTTTGCCTGGGGCAACGACCAATCGCCGGAAATTCCGTGGCAGGACACCCTTATCTACGAGACGCACGTAAAGGGGATGACCCAGAAGCATCCGGACGTGCCCGAACGGCTGCGGGGGACGTACCTGGGAATGGCTTCCGAACCGGTCCTCGATCACCTCAAGAACCTCGGCGTCACCACGGTGCAGCTCCTGCCGGTACACGCCAAGCTGCATCGCCGTGAGCTGCTCCGAAAAGGGCTTCGGGAATACTGGGGGTACAACACCCTCTCCTACTTCGCGCCGGAGCCCGAGTACGCCGCCAACGGGCCGACGAGTGCGGTGCGTGACTTCAAGATGATGGTCCGTGCGCTTCACGACGCGGGGCTCGAGGTCATCATCGATGTCGTCTACAACCACACCTGTGAAGGGAACCAGTTGGGCCCCACGCTCTCGTGGCGGGGCGTCGACAACCAGACCTACTACAAGCTTAACCCCGACGACGAGCGGTACCACATGGACTACACCGGGACGGGCAACACGCTCGACCCCGGCGACTCGTACGTCCTACAGATGATCATGGACAGCCTGCGCTACTGGGTCAAGGAGATGCACGTCGATGGCTTCCGGTTCGACCTTGCCTCGGCCCTGGCGCGGGAGCTGTACGACGTGGACATGCTCGGTTCCTTCTTCAAGGTGGTCCAGCAGGACCCGGTGCTGAGCCAGGTCAAGCTCATTGCGGAGCCCTGGGACGTAGGGCCCGGCGGCTATCAGGTCGGGTCGTTCCCGTGGCAGTGGGCCGAATGGAACGGCCGCTACCGCGACACTATCCGCCGCTTTTGGCGGGGCGACCGTGGGATGAATGGCGACGTGGCCACCCGGGTCACCGGCTCCAGCGACCTCTACGAGCGGTCGGGGCGCCGCCCGTTTGCGTCCATCAACTTCGTGACGGCCCACGATGGGTTCACGCTGCAGGACCTCGTGAGCTACGAGCAGAAGCACAACGAAGAGAACAAGGAGGGCAACGAAGACGGTCACGACGACAACCACTCCACAAACTGCGGGGCGGAAGGCCCAACCAACGATCCGGAAGTGATCGAGCGCCGCGAGCGCCGGAAGCGCAGCATCATGGCCACACTCCTGCTGTCACAGGGCGTGCCCATGATTTTGGGGGGGGACGAGCTGTCTCATACGCGCCGGGGCAACAACAACCCCTACTGTCAAGACAACGAGATTAGCTGGTACGACTGGGACCTCGACGACCGCGAGCAGAAGTTTCTCGAGTTTGTGCAGCGGCTCACGGCGTTCCGGAAGGAGCATCCAAGCTTCCGGCGCCGGCATTTTCTGGACTCGGCCGACGAGTCGGACGGCTCCGGCGACGTGCTCTGGTGGCACCCCGACGGCCGCGAGATCACGGAAGGGGACTGGCACGATGAGGACCTGCATGCCTTCGGGTACCTGCTCCGCGGCCACAACCTGGCGCCCGGCTCAAAGGGACAGCCCCGGACCGACGACTCCTTTCTAGTGCTCATGAACCAGGGCGGGGCACCGGTGGAGTTTGAAGTGCCGGCGGAGACCAATGAACTCGACGACGTGCACTGTGCAGCCTGGCACGTGGTGCCGGAGCTGGCCGATTTTCTGGACGATCCGGGCACCGTTGATGTTGAGCCGGGGGGCGTGCTGACCCTGCGTCCTCATCGACTGCTGGCCCTCCGAGCGGTGCGGTAGCACAGGGCCCCCCACGGGAGCGCGTGGTTCTGAGCGCCAAACACATCCTGGCCGCGGCCCTTCATATCCATGTAAGGTTGTGCCCCATCGCTCCGAGTCCGACGGTGCCCGCTGTGTAGTTCAACCGACCTCTGCACGACATGTCCGAGCATACCCCCCGGCGAGAGTTTCTGAGGCGGGCGGGGGCCACCATGGTCGCGTCGACGGTGGGCTTCCCGTCCGTCATCCTTCCCGATCGGGACGCGGTCCTCGGGGTGGCTCTCTGTGGCCTTGGTAATTACGCCAGGACCCAGTTGGCGCCCGGTCTCCAAAAAACCGAGCACTGCGAACTGCGTGGCATCGTGACCGGCTCCCCGGAGAAGATTCCGAGGTGGAAACGGCGCTACGACATTCCGGACTCGAACGTCTACAGCTACGACACACTGCCCGAGATCGCCAACAACGACGCCCTCGACGTGGTGTATGTCGTCACCCCGCCTGGCCTCCATGCGCGAGATGCGATTAAGGCCGCCGAGGCCGGCAAGCACGTCTGGTGCGAGAAGCCGATGGCCATGACGACGGAGGAGTGTCGAGCCGTGATTGGCGCCGCCAAGAAGAACGGGGTCCAGCTCACCGTCGGCTACCGGATGCAGCACGAGCCCAATACCCAAACCCTCATCCGGTACGGTGAGAATGAGACGTACGGCGCGGTCACGTCCGTGGTAACCGGTGCGGGCTACGACGGAGCGCCCCCCGATCCGGACGACTGGCGTCGAGACGCTGAGCTTGGGGGCGGTGCGCTCTACGACATGGGCGTCTATCCCATCAACGCGGCCCGCTACGCTACTGGCATGGAACCGGTCGCCGTAACGGGGCGCACCTGGTCTGAGCGCGAGGGAATATACAGCGAGGTGCCGGAGCACGCGGAGTTCACGCTGGAGTTTCCGGAGGGGGTGATGGCAACAGGAGAAACCAGCTTCGGTGCGTCGATGAACTACCTCGACGTGGAATGTACCGACGGGGGATATCAGCTGCGTCCCTTTCAGGCCTACTCCGGCGTGCAGGGCAAGACCAGCGACGGAACCCGGTTGGCCCCCGATCCAAACGACCAGCAGGCCCGGCAGATGGACAATGACGCCCGTGCCATCAAAAACGACAGCGCCCCCCTCGTCCCGGGCAGAGAAGGGCTCGCCGACATTCGGATCGTTCGGGCCATC
This portion of the Salinibacter grassmerensis genome encodes:
- the glgX gene encoding glycogen debranching protein GlgX, encoding MDAPSPSPVDTDTPNQSDRHIQPGKPYPRGATWDGIGVNFALHSAHADRVELLLFDDADDREPSVTFELPEHTGPIWHGYVTNVRPGQLYGYRVYGPYDPANGHRFNPNKVLLDPYAKAIGRPLRWNDSLFGYDVDAEEEDLSFNTQDSAPHAPLAAVVEETFAWGNDQSPEIPWQDTLIYETHVKGMTQKHPDVPERLRGTYLGMASEPVLDHLKNLGVTTVQLLPVHAKLHRRELLRKGLREYWGYNTLSYFAPEPEYAANGPTSAVRDFKMMVRALHDAGLEVIIDVVYNHTCEGNQLGPTLSWRGVDNQTYYKLNPDDERYHMDYTGTGNTLDPGDSYVLQMIMDSLRYWVKEMHVDGFRFDLASALARELYDVDMLGSFFKVVQQDPVLSQVKLIAEPWDVGPGGYQVGSFPWQWAEWNGRYRDTIRRFWRGDRGMNGDVATRVTGSSDLYERSGRRPFASINFVTAHDGFTLQDLVSYEQKHNEENKEGNEDGHDDNHSTNCGAEGPTNDPEVIERRERRKRSIMATLLLSQGVPMILGGDELSHTRRGNNNPYCQDNEISWYDWDLDDREQKFLEFVQRLTAFRKEHPSFRRRHFLDSADESDGSGDVLWWHPDGREITEGDWHDEDLHAFGYLLRGHNLAPGSKGQPRTDDSFLVLMNQGGAPVEFEVPAETNELDDVHCAAWHVVPELADFLDDPGTVDVEPGGVLTLRPHRLLALRAVR
- a CDS encoding alpha-1,4-glucan--maltose-1-phosphate maltosyltransferase, producing the protein MPTSWSRVVISSVAPAIDGGQWPLKRAVGEQVEVTASVLVDSHEALAVELVVHHAGEETEHITRMPHAENDEYTGAFEVSSPGRYLYRVRAWINRFATWQDQFRRRVEGGEPPSEIESELTAGVSLLGEAAEDAPKDDREMLEAHIEAFENGNAEAALGDEIAELVRRHAPRHQQATSATYEVLVDPERARTGAWYEFFPRSARDDERHATLDEAAERLPRIQEMGFDIVYLPPIHPIGKTNRKGKDDAPEAAPGDPGSPWAIGGFLEDGSKGGHKSVHPKLGGIEAFDRFVETAHDLGLEVALDVAFQCSPDHPYVEDHPEWFYHRPDGSLRYAENPPKKYKDVHPINFETEAWPALWKELKSVFEYWIDHGVTTFRVDNPHTKPFAFWQWCLHELRQETPELVVLAEAFTRPKTMYHLAKLGFNNSYTYFTWRNTPEALEAYGEELFHTEVAEYFRPNFWPNTPDILHDELVDGGRPAHKSRFVLAATMSSTYGVYGPPFEHIDNQQRAHKEEYAQNEKYEIRTWDWNDPTSLQPFMARVNRLRNENPALQQMRSIRFLDTQHPDLIAYSKSAGDNLIVVVVSLDPHNEREGQLVLPVHDLGLPADTAFSAHDLLHDAHYTWRGTHHYLCLTPDRPAHIFRLEPAGTSEQTHAAYDRLVHA
- a CDS encoding Gfo/Idh/MocA family protein translates to MSEHTPRREFLRRAGATMVASTVGFPSVILPDRDAVLGVALCGLGNYARTQLAPGLQKTEHCELRGIVTGSPEKIPRWKRRYDIPDSNVYSYDTLPEIANNDALDVVYVVTPPGLHARDAIKAAEAGKHVWCEKPMAMTTEECRAVIGAAKKNGVQLTVGYRMQHEPNTQTLIRYGENETYGAVTSVVTGAGYDGAPPDPDDWRRDAELGGGALYDMGVYPINAARYATGMEPVAVTGRTWSEREGIYSEVPEHAEFTLEFPEGVMATGETSFGASMNYLDVECTDGGYQLRPFQAYSGVQGKTSDGTRLAPDPNDQQARQMDNDARAIKNDSAPLVPGREGLADIRIVRAIMESSADDGARIKL
- the treS gene encoding maltose alpha-D-glucosyltransferase, whose translation is MPDDFLDDPLWYKDAVIYELHVRSFYDSNDDGYGDFRGLREKLPYLESLGVNTLWLLPFLESPLRDDGYDTADYFKVLPIHGDLDDFRAFLDDAHARGMRVVTELVLNHTSDQHPWFQEARNPDSDKHDWYVWSETDEKYDDVRVIFTDTEDSNWAWDPKAEKYYWHRFFSHQPDLNFDNPEVREKMKEVMFFWLDMGVDGLRLDAVPYLFEREGTSSENLPETINYVKELRAAVEERYGPGKVLLAEANQWPEDTLPYFGEDADGGSTGVQMAFNFPVMPRLYMALRRENRRPVVEMLDLTSGIPDDAQWALFLRNHDELTLEMVTDEERDYMYHEYGADDRFRINVGIRRRLTPLLGGERRRIELMNALLLSLKGSPIIYYGDEIGMGDDPFLGDRNGVRTPMQWSPDKNGGFSRAPHHKLFMPPINRGKYSYEFVNVEDAEEDPYSLLHFMRRLIALRQQHKNIFGRGSFELLPVENQSILAFLREYEGERILVVNNLSRFTQSVHIPARDDLQGLAPVELSGQSAFPPIGPDDYHLTVGPHHFYWFKLVPKEDVQRDDTRRSGLQPLEGENGRTRPVLPVAEGLQNVLVPTMAQRRGPEQIEALLPEFINEQRWFGAKGEVIEEVEVEDAVRLQSDPVVYLSVLRVDLPEDTSFYTLPLMAAPEPEASTILDEHPAATLAWLEVDDTEERRLVYDATVNPQFWATLFRWWQRGGTGRSLKGLYTAEPSEAMGHEPPDDVRLFTGEQSNTSAIVNDDYFLKLYRRLEEGPNPEKELLQHLTDVDFTFSPRLHGTLHFRRRRRQYTLGVLQEALAVDTDAWSYALSCTTTFLDRVENSPFPYEQAKSTDPSADSPSWTADRFVDATVPVWLEELAPELISFARTLGVRTAEMHYALAQAKGDNMHPVEAPANAGAELGARIRTEMEETRALLDRQSGLPPKDVPSTPAWSAAREHLAPLDDMPGTHDRIRIHGDYHLGQLLRAEGDIYVLDFEGEPTRPLDERRQRENALRDVAGMLRSLEYAVLASWQDHTNVDPDYEPWINALLHWTETTFLDAYADTTEDAAFLPAAPARYSFLWAFLLDKALYEVRYELNHRPDWAWLPLHGLRRLLAPHEATASDRLDA